Proteins found in one Cellulomonas palmilytica genomic segment:
- a CDS encoding asparaginase gives MTDVATSAVPLARVVRGGLVESVHAGHVVVLAPDGDVRLALGDPDVTIWARSSLKPLQAVGMLRHGLDAHDEQLAIACASHNAEAGHLDTVRALLAAHGLTVSDLDNTPDWPLDPEAAWSWREQGNGREPLAQNCSGKHAAMLATCVAAGWSLAGYREAGHPLQRALHDAVAELTGVPVTATTVDGCGAALFSTSLVGLARAFGRLGRAPHDPAHAGTPEGRVAAAMTAHPWHVGGTGRDATRFMQAVPGLVAKDGADGVYAAGLADGGAVALKIVDGSARPRAAVLAAALRAAGVDPALVDEVGRTPVLGHGEPVGAVEATF, from the coding sequence ATGACCGACGTCGCGACGTCGGCCGTCCCGCTCGCCCGCGTGGTGCGCGGCGGGCTCGTCGAGTCGGTGCACGCCGGGCACGTCGTCGTGCTCGCACCCGACGGCGACGTCCGGCTCGCGCTCGGCGACCCGGACGTGACGATCTGGGCGCGCTCGTCGCTCAAGCCGCTGCAGGCCGTCGGGATGCTGCGGCACGGCCTCGACGCGCACGACGAGCAGCTCGCGATCGCGTGCGCGAGCCACAACGCCGAGGCCGGCCATCTCGACACGGTGCGTGCGCTGCTCGCGGCGCACGGCCTGACGGTGTCCGACCTCGACAACACGCCCGACTGGCCGCTCGACCCCGAGGCGGCCTGGTCGTGGCGCGAGCAGGGCAACGGCCGTGAGCCGCTCGCGCAGAACTGCTCGGGCAAGCACGCGGCGATGCTCGCGACGTGCGTCGCGGCGGGCTGGTCGCTCGCGGGCTACCGCGAGGCCGGTCACCCGCTGCAGCGCGCGCTGCACGACGCGGTCGCCGAGCTCACGGGCGTGCCCGTGACCGCGACGACCGTGGACGGGTGCGGTGCCGCGCTGTTCTCGACGAGCCTGGTCGGCCTCGCCCGGGCGTTCGGGCGGCTGGGCCGCGCGCCGCACGACCCGGCGCACGCCGGCACGCCCGAGGGTCGCGTCGCGGCAGCCATGACGGCGCACCCCTGGCACGTCGGCGGGACGGGTCGTGACGCGACGCGGTTCATGCAGGCCGTCCCGGGGCTCGTCGCGAAGGACGGTGCCGACGGCGTGTACGCGGCGGGCCTGGCCGACGGCGGAGCCGTGGCGCTGAAGATCGTCGACGGCTCGGCGCGGCCGCGTGCCGCGGTGCTCGCGGCGGCGCTGCGCGCCGCGGGCGTGGACCCCGCGCTCGTCGACGAGGTCGGTCGGACCCCCGTGCTGGGGCACGGCGAGCCCGTCGGGGCGGTCGAGGCCACGTTCTGA
- the dtd gene encoding D-aminoacyl-tRNA deacylase, with amino-acid sequence MRAVVQRVTRASVTVDGEVVGAIDRPGLVALVGVTPGDGPAQVELVARKIAELRILRDEQCAVDVGAPVLVVSQFTLYGDTRKGRRPTWNAAAPGPVAEPLVDAVVDALRARGLEVATGVFGADMAVELVNDGPVTILLESVPEA; translated from the coding sequence ATGCGAGCTGTCGTGCAGCGGGTCACGCGCGCGTCGGTGACGGTCGACGGCGAGGTCGTCGGCGCGATCGACCGGCCCGGGCTGGTCGCGCTCGTCGGCGTCACACCCGGTGACGGGCCCGCGCAGGTCGAGCTGGTCGCGCGCAAGATCGCCGAGCTGCGGATCCTGCGCGACGAGCAGTGCGCGGTCGACGTGGGTGCGCCCGTGCTCGTCGTCAGCCAGTTCACGCTGTACGGCGACACGCGCAAGGGCCGGCGCCCGACGTGGAACGCGGCGGCGCCCGGGCCCGTGGCCGAGCCGCTGGTCGACGCGGTCGTCGACGCGCTGCGGGCGCGCGGACTCGAGGTCGCGACGGGCGTGTTCGGCGCGGACATGGCTGTCGAGCTCGTCAACGACGGGCCCGTGACGATCCTGCTGGAGTCCGTGCCGGAGGCGTGA
- a CDS encoding DUF2516 family protein: protein MGIVGSLQWILYLLFLLAIFVLCVWALVDLLRRPASAFPAAGKRTKNFWLLIVGAATFLAFLGMPPLQIMPMFVGLLCAVAAIVYLVDVKPAVAPYSRRRGGGPTRSTGGW from the coding sequence GTGGGAATCGTCGGAAGCCTCCAGTGGATCCTCTACCTGCTGTTCCTGCTCGCGATCTTCGTGCTGTGCGTGTGGGCGCTCGTCGACCTGCTGCGCCGCCCCGCGAGCGCGTTCCCGGCGGCGGGCAAGCGGACCAAGAACTTCTGGCTCCTGATCGTGGGCGCCGCGACGTTCCTCGCGTTCCTCGGGATGCCGCCGCTGCAGATCATGCCGATGTTCGTCGGCCTGCTGTGCGCGGTCGCCGCGATCGTGTACCTCGTCGACGTGAAGCCTGCCGTCGCGCCGTACTCGCGCCGCCGCGGGGGCGGTCCGACGAGGTCGACGGGCGGCTGGTGA